The region AGTGCTTAACTAATAGACCCAAAAACTCAGTCAGGTTACATGACGTGACCTTAATCTTACTAGTTTCGTGAAGTAGAGACAAAAAAAATGACCAGACTGAGTCTGGTCATTTTCATACATGAATAAAGAGGAGATTCGGGAGGTTACTGGACTGAACTCACAGGCAAGCTCCGCTGTCGTACGGCTTCGTATAGAATCACGCCGGTTGCTACCGACACGTTCAATGAACCAACGGCTCCCAGGAGCGGAATCTTAACGTGTGTATCAACCATACGAAGCAGCTCGGGCGAGATACCGTCCTCTTCTGAGCCCATGATGATTGCCATAGGACCGGTCAGATCAGTGGTCCGTTCGTAAAGGTCACGGGCCGATTTTTCAGTACAGGCCACCACCGTGATACCCGACTCTTGTAAATACTTTACGGTTTCAGTCAGATCAGGTTCCCGGCAAACGGAAATGTGGTTCAACGCTCCGGACGATGTTTTCATGGCATCGGAGTTGATAGCGGCTGCTCCCCGGCCCGGAATGACAATGCACTGAATACCGGTACACTCTGCCGTACGAGCGATAGCACCGAAATTACGGACATCGGTAATGCGGTCCAGCAACAGAAAGAAAGGAACCTCGCCCCGCTCAAACACGTCGGCGATTACATTCGACAGTTTAACGTATTGCACCTGGGCGATTAGACAAACTACGCCCTGGTGGTTCTTTCGGGTAAACCGGTCGAGACGCTCAACGGGAACGCGCTGGATGGTAACGCGCTTCTGAAAAGCCAGATTTTGAATATCGGGATTGCTCAGTCCCTTCTCCATGTAGAGTTTATCAATCTGCTGATCGGATTTCAGCGTCTCGATAACGGACTGAATACCAAACACCATCTCATCGGGCTGAGGCTGGTACTGTGGCTTTGACCCTCCTGGGCGTGGCTTATAATTGGGGCGATTTACTCGCGGATTGCGCCGGTTCTCCATGCTTCGACAATCGGGTACCAAACCGGCTGATACTCAATGAAGCGCACCAGTTCGTAATGATCCTCGACAAATTGATTCGGTTTTTTTGTAAAGGTAAAGTTAACCTCCGAGACATTGGCCCGGCGATTATAAACCCACACTTCGCGCTCGCGGTTCCTTTGCACACGGTCTGGAGCACCAAGTACAATGTAAATCATACCTTTATCGGTCTTCCAGCCCTCCTTGTAAGTCGTAAATAAGCGGTTTGCTTCTTCCACGCGGTCGAAATAGGCTTTCAGGGTTTTACGGGCTACTTCTTCGTTTCCCGACATCAGACTCAGCCAGTAACGGTCAAAGGCCTTTTTGGTGTCCTGTGCCTGGTTCAGTTCACTAATTTCAGAACTGGTGCTCATGTACAACACCGGCTTAATCAGTTTTTCGGGGCGGGTCAGCTTAGGAAACCGCTTGTCAGCCGCTACCAGGCCAATACCGGCAACATCGGCGGTATCTTCCACAAAATAGTAGAGTCCTTCGCGCGGAATGATAAATGGTTTATTAGTCGTAATGCTCAGCGTAGAATCTTCAGTCAGCGATTTGGCTGCGGGCCGGGCCGACGTATTCATGGGCGATGAGGCCGCTTCGAAGTCATGCCGATACCGATAGCCAAGCAACTGCTTGTTCGATCCGTTTACGTCGCGGATAATAACCGTATCGCCAATATTCACATAATTACGCAGTTGAGGCCGCGTACCGGTTTTATCGAACAGGGTATAGCGGTCGCTGAGCTTCGTCCCTTTGAACCGTAAGGTCAGGTCATTACGGGCTTTGGTTCCAGAGCTGCTCTCGGTAAATTCAGACAACAGGACAGCAGAGGCTGCGTCTTTCGGGCGTTTTACGTCGAATCTGAGGGTCAAATGATCACCCTCCTGCCCTACGTTTTCGGTGGTAAGCGGCACAGTCCCATACCCAAGCCGCTCCCGGTTATTATAATCGGGATACATGACGTAAGCCATCAGAAAATGCTCAGCAAAATCAGCTGGCTTTAGTACAACCTCGCCCGATGGAGACTTAGCTGTAATGTCCATGTACACACGAACGCTGTTGCTGTCGATAGCCAGAAATTTCCCTTTGATGGACGTTACCATCCACTCGCCAGCCGCTTTACCGGATACCGACGGGGTGGTGCCCAAAGCAGGGCCATCCGTCATAACTTTAACCGGAGCGGGAGTCTGCACCGTTGCCGAACGGGAATCGGTACGCGAAGCCTCTGACCGCTGGGGATCGGCACGGGGCGCTTCAGCGGGGCGGGTGGCGGGCCGGTTCTGATTCCGCTGCGCTTCGGTACGGGCATCGTAGGCTGCATTAGCCCGGTCCTGCTGCGTTTTTTTATTGGTCGAACAGGCCGTTAGAAAACAGATGAAAAGGAAAGCAGATAAAATACGCATAAAGAACGATGTAAAATCTATGACCCTATAAACCTATAAGGACTCAGAAACTGTATAGGTTTAGCTGTTCAATGTAAGGTGGTGCATTTATAACGAAAAAAAGACATCTTTTGGGTTACCGGCTGCATCCATTTTTCTTTACTTATGCAAAAGAGTAATTTTGCTAATTGAATTGCAAACGCATGTATAAGACGACCGAAATTACTTCCGCCGAAATCGCATCGGACAACCCTGTTCACCAACGACTGTTATTCCCTTATGTCGAAGCAGCTGCTATGGTAAGCGGACGGGTACTCGAAATTGGTTGCGGCTGGGGCCGAGGACTGGAACTGCTCACCAAAGCAGCTGATCATTACACCGGAATTGATAAGAACGAGGAGTTAATTTCGTCGCTGAGTGCCGGGTATCCCAATTCGACATTCATCGCTGCCAATATTCCACCTCTTGGCGGTTTACCAGACAATACGTTCGATTATATCGTTACGTTTCAGGTAATTGAGCATATCGAAAACGATGATCTGTTTATCAAAGAAGCGTACCGTGTGCTGAAACCCGGCGGGAAACTGTTGCTAACGACCGTTAACAAAACGTTTTCGCTGACCCGTAACCCCTGGCACGTTCGGGAGTATTATGCCGATGGTCTGAAATCGCTGATGGGCAAGTATTTCCCTAACGTAGAAACGCGGGGTATTCACGGCAACGAGAAGGTGATGACGTATTATGAGCAAAATAAAGAATCGGTTAAAAAGCTGACCCGCTTCGATATTTTCAATCTGCAATACCGGCTCCCCCGCCGACTATTACAGGTTCCTTATGACCTGATGAATCGCCTGAACCGCAACCGACTCCTGCAGGCAGACGGTATTGCCGCCGAAATCAATTATACAGATTACCTCGTTAGCAACGATCCGGCGGGTAGTCTGGACTTCTTTTACGTAGCAACGAAGTAAGCAGAGAACTCGTATATACAGAAGAGACCAGACTGCAGCAGTCTGGTCTCTTCTGTATGTACCAACCGTGTCGATAATTAAACTTCCACAATCATTTTACCTGTGTTCTGGCCGGAAAACAGGCCTAACATGGCTTCAGGCAATTTATCAAATCCTTTAAGCGTCGTTTCGGTATACCGAAGTTTCCCTTCGTTGACCCAGGCTGCCAGTTGCTTGGCTCCTTCGCCAAAACGGGCCTGGTAATTGCCGATAACAAAGCCTTTCATCAGCACACTGCGGGTCAGCAACATGGGCTGAATCCGGGGTCCCATGGGCACCTCAGTCGTATTATACAACGCGATCTGACCGCACAGGGGAATGCGGGCATGAAAATTAATATTATTGATAACAGCGTCGGAAACCTCTCCCCCAACGTTATCGAAGTACACATCGACTCCGTTCGGGCAGGCATCGGCAATGGCCTCGGTCAGGTTAGTGGCTGTTTTATAATTGACTACCTCATCAAATCCGAACTCTTCTTTCAGCAAAGCCACTTTATCATCGGAACCGGCAATGCCAACAACCCGGCACCCCTTGATCTTGGCAATCTGCCCCACAATAATTCCGACGGCACCGGCCGCGCCCGATACTACGACCGTTTCGCCGGGCTGGGGATTGCCAATATCCAGCAGACCGAAATAGGCAGTCAGGCCCGGCATACCGAGAATACCCAGATAGTAACTGGCCGGGGCCAGACTCGCATCTATCTTCTTAAGCCCGTTGGCCGCAACAACCGCCTGCGTGGCCCAAGGAAGATTGCCCGTCACCAGATCACCAACGGCGAAACTATCGGCTTTGCTCTCCAGCACCTTACCCACAGCCCCACCCGTTAATGGCTGTTCAACCTTAAAGGGGGGTATATACGATTTAGCATCGTTCATCCGGCCCCGCATGTACGGGTCTACCGAGAAATAAGTGGGTTCAACCCGTACATCTCCGGCCTGCAACGCTGGTAAGCTGACGTCGTCAATACGAAATGTGTTGGCATCGGGCATCCCCTTGGGACGCGATGCTAATACGATCTGTTGAATACTCATGCCTGAACGCCGGTTTCGTGATTCGTAACCGTCAGGGTCACCTCAATATTGCCGCGTGTCGCGTTCGAGTAAGGGCATACCTGATGGGCTTTTGCGACCAGTTCTTCAACAACGGCCTGTTCAACACCCGGCACATTAACATCGAGCGTAACGGCCAGGCCAAAGCCACCGTCCGCCAGCTTGCCAATGCTTACATCGGCGGTTACGGTTGTTATGCCTGTTTTTACTTTACTCATTCGAGTAACCAGATTCAGGGCACTATCGAAACAGGCTGCGTAGCCAGCGGCAAAAAGTTGCTCGGGATTGGTAAAAGCCCCCCCAGCACCCCCCATTTCGCGGGGAATCCGCACATCCAGATCTAAAACTTTGTCGGATGAAGTCACGTGGCCATCACGGCCGCCGGTGGCGGTAGCGTGGGCTGTATATAATGGCTGAATCATAATTGGTTAACTAGTTTACTGTGTCTGTTTTTGTAAGTTGATTTAATAATGTTACTAGCTGAACACGCAGATTAATTATCTGTTTA is a window of Spirosoma linguale DSM 74 DNA encoding:
- a CDS encoding Methyltransferase type 11 (PFAM: Methyltransferase type 11; Methyltransferase type 12~KEGG: son:SO_3266 hypothetical protein), whose protein sequence is MYKTTEITSAEIASDNPVHQRLLFPYVEAAAMVSGRVLEIGCGWGRGLELLTKAADHYTGIDKNEELISSLSAGYPNSTFIAANIPPLGGLPDNTFDYIVTFQVIEHIENDDLFIKEAYRVLKPGGKLLLTTVNKTFSLTRNPWHVREYYADGLKSLMGKYFPNVETRGIHGNEKVMTYYEQNKESVKKLTRFDIFNLQYRLPRRLLQVPYDLMNRLNRNRLLQADGIAAEINYTDYLVSNDPAGSLDFFYVATK
- a CDS encoding RNA methyltransferase, TrmH family, group 3 (TIGRFAM: RNA methyltransferase, TrmH family, group 3~PFAM: tRNA/rRNA methyltransferase (SpoU); RNA 2-O ribose methyltransferase substrate binding~KEGG: eta:ETA_29590 23S rRNA (guanosine-2'-O-)- methyltransferase), whose product is MENRRNPRVNRPNYKPRPGGSKPQYQPQPDEMVFGIQSVIETLKSDQQIDKLYMEKGLSNPDIQNLAFQKRVTIQRVPVERLDRFTRKNHQGVVCLIAQVQYVKLSNVIADVFERGEVPFFLLLDRITDVRNFGAIARTAECTGIQCIVIPGRGAAAINSDAMKTSSGALNHISVCREPDLTETVKYLQESGITVVACTEKSARDLYERTTDLTGPMAIIMGSEEDGISPELLRMVDTHVKIPLLGAVGSLNVSVATGVILYEAVRQRSLPVSSVQ
- a CDS encoding Alcohol dehydrogenase zinc-binding domain protein (PFAM: Alcohol dehydrogenase zinc-binding domain protein~KEGG: pfs:PFLU4576 putative oxidoreductase), with the translated sequence MSIQQIVLASRPKGMPDANTFRIDDVSLPALQAGDVRVEPTYFSVDPYMRGRMNDAKSYIPPFKVEQPLTGGAVGKVLESKADSFAVGDLVTGNLPWATQAVVAANGLKKIDASLAPASYYLGILGMPGLTAYFGLLDIGNPQPGETVVVSGAAGAVGIIVGQIAKIKGCRVVGIAGSDDKVALLKEEFGFDEVVNYKTATNLTEAIADACPNGVDVYFDNVGGEVSDAVINNINFHARIPLCGQIALYNTTEVPMGPRIQPMLLTRSVLMKGFVIGNYQARFGEGAKQLAAWVNEGKLRYTETTLKGFDKLPEAMLGLFSGQNTGKMIVEV
- a CDS encoding peroxiredoxin, Ohr subfamily (TIGRFAM: peroxiredoxin, Ohr subfamily~PFAM: OsmC family protein~KEGG: spe:Spro_0130 OsmC family protein), with amino-acid sequence MIQPLYTAHATATGGRDGHVTSSDKVLDLDVRIPREMGGAGGAFTNPEQLFAAGYAACFDSALNLVTRMSKVKTGITTVTADVSIGKLADGGFGLAVTLDVNVPGVEQAVVEELVAKAHQVCPYSNATRGNIEVTLTVTNHETGVQA